A single genomic interval of Staphylococcus hyicus harbors:
- the acnA gene encoding aconitate hydratase AcnA, translating into MASNLKEQAKKSFQVNGKTLTYYDLKTLEEQGLTEIHRLPYSIRVLLESVLRQEDGFVITDDHIKALSTFGKENTKGEVPFKPSRVILQDFTGVPAVVDLASLRKAMDDVGGDLSKINPEVPVDLVIDHSVQVDSYASPDALERNMKLEFERNYERYQFLNWATKAFENYNAVPPATGIVHQVNLEYLANVVHVRENEGEHVAFPDTLVGTDSHTTMINGLGVLGWGVGGIEAEAGMLGQPSYFPIPEVIGVRLTNELPQGATATDLALRVTELLRKKGVVGKFVEFFGPGVEKLPLADRATIANMAPEYGATCGFFPVDDETLKYLRLTGRSEEQIETVDKYLKENHMYFDASAEPNYTDVVDLDLSTVEASLSGPKRPQDLIFLSDMKEAFQKSVTAPAGNQGHGLDKSEFDKKATIEFKDGRSTEMKTGDIAIAAITSCTNTSNPYVMLGAGLLAKKAVEKGLKVPDYVKTSLAPGSKVVTGYLRDAGLQDYLDQLGFNLVGYGCTTCIGNSGPLLEEIERAVAKEDLLVTSVLSGNRNFEGRIHPLVKANYLASPPLVVAYALAGTVDVDLQNEPLGQDNQGNDVYLKDIWPSIQEVSDTVDSVVTPELFKEEYKNVYENNELWNEIDTTNQPLYDFDPSSTYIQNPTFFQGLSKEPGRIQPLSDLRVMGKFGDSVTTDHISPAGAIGKDTPAGKYLTDNGVSPRDFNSYGSRRGNHEVMVRGTFANIRIKNQLAPGTEGGYTTYWPTKEVMSIYDAAMKYKEDGTGLVVLAGNDYGMGSSRDWAAKGTNLLGVKTVIAQSYERIHRSNLVMMGVLPLQFKQGESADTLGLDGTEHISVDISEAVQPGQEVKVTAKKEDGQVIEFHAVARFDSKVEIEYYRHGGILQLVLRKKLA; encoded by the coding sequence ATGGCTTCAAATTTAAAAGAGCAAGCTAAAAAGTCGTTTCAAGTGAATGGTAAAACGTTAACTTATTATGACCTTAAAACATTAGAAGAACAAGGTTTAACAGAAATTCATCGTTTGCCATACTCTATTCGTGTACTTTTAGAATCTGTTTTACGTCAAGAAGATGGTTTCGTGATTACGGATGATCATATTAAAGCATTGTCTACTTTTGGTAAAGAAAATACCAAAGGGGAAGTGCCTTTTAAACCATCACGTGTTATTTTACAAGACTTTACAGGTGTTCCTGCGGTAGTAGATTTGGCATCATTACGTAAGGCAATGGATGATGTAGGTGGCGATTTATCTAAAATCAATCCTGAAGTACCTGTTGACTTAGTCATTGACCATTCAGTACAAGTTGACAGCTACGCATCACCAGATGCACTTGAACGCAATATGAAATTAGAATTTGAACGCAACTATGAACGTTACCAATTTTTAAATTGGGCAACTAAAGCTTTTGAAAATTACAATGCGGTACCGCCTGCGACAGGTATTGTACACCAAGTGAACCTCGAATATTTAGCGAATGTTGTTCACGTTCGTGAAAATGAAGGAGAACATGTTGCATTCCCAGATACATTAGTGGGTACTGACTCACATACAACAATGATTAATGGTCTTGGTGTATTAGGTTGGGGTGTTGGTGGTATCGAAGCTGAAGCAGGAATGCTTGGTCAACCTTCGTATTTCCCAATTCCAGAAGTGATTGGCGTTCGTTTAACAAATGAACTTCCTCAAGGTGCAACAGCAACTGATCTTGCTCTACGTGTCACTGAGTTATTACGTAAAAAAGGCGTAGTTGGAAAATTTGTTGAATTTTTCGGGCCTGGAGTAGAAAAATTACCGTTGGCTGACCGTGCGACGATTGCCAACATGGCGCCTGAATACGGTGCAACATGTGGCTTCTTCCCAGTAGATGATGAAACGCTTAAATATTTACGTTTAACAGGTCGTTCCGAAGAACAAATCGAGACAGTTGACAAATATTTAAAAGAAAATCATATGTACTTTGATGCCTCTGCAGAACCTAACTATACAGATGTTGTAGATTTAGATTTATCTACTGTGGAAGCGTCATTATCAGGGCCAAAACGTCCACAAGATTTAATTTTCTTAAGCGATATGAAAGAAGCATTCCAAAAATCGGTGACTGCACCTGCAGGCAACCAAGGTCATGGTTTGGATAAAAGTGAATTCGATAAAAAAGCGACAATTGAATTTAAAGATGGTCGTTCTACAGAAATGAAAACAGGAGATATTGCGATTGCAGCAATTACATCTTGTACAAATACATCTAATCCATATGTAATGTTAGGTGCTGGACTTTTAGCTAAGAAAGCTGTAGAAAAAGGTTTAAAAGTTCCTGACTATGTGAAGACATCACTTGCACCAGGATCGAAAGTCGTAACGGGTTACTTACGTGATGCTGGTTTACAAGACTATTTAGATCAATTAGGCTTTAACTTAGTGGGCTATGGTTGTACAACATGTATCGGTAACTCTGGACCGTTACTAGAGGAAATTGAACGTGCTGTAGCTAAAGAAGATTTATTAGTGACATCAGTACTTTCTGGTAACCGTAACTTTGAAGGACGTATCCATCCATTAGTTAAAGCGAACTATTTAGCATCTCCACCCCTTGTAGTGGCATACGCTTTAGCGGGTACAGTGGATGTAGATTTACAAAATGAACCACTTGGACAAGATAATCAAGGTAATGACGTTTACTTAAAAGATATTTGGCCTTCAATCCAAGAAGTATCTGATACAGTAGATAGCGTCGTTACACCTGAGTTATTTAAGGAAGAATATAAAAATGTATATGAAAACAACGAGTTATGGAACGAAATTGATACAACGAATCAACCATTGTATGATTTTGATCCGTCATCAACATATATTCAAAATCCTACATTTTTCCAAGGTTTATCTAAAGAACCAGGTCGTATTCAACCTTTAAGTGATTTACGTGTCATGGGTAAATTTGGTGATTCTGTAACGACGGACCATATTTCTCCAGCAGGCGCCATCGGTAAAGATACGCCGGCAGGCAAATATTTAACAGACAATGGTGTATCACCTCGTGACTTTAACTCATACGGGTCACGTCGAGGTAACCATGAGGTGATGGTGCGAGGTACGTTTGCGAACATTCGTATTAAAAACCAATTAGCACCGGGCACAGAAGGTGGTTATACAACTTATTGGCCAACAAAAGAAGTAATGTCAATCTATGATGCAGCGATGAAATACAAAGAAGACGGCACAGGTCTTGTTGTGTTAGCTGGCAATGACTATGGTATGGGTTCTTCTCGTGACTGGGCAGCGAAAGGTACGAACCTTTTAGGTGTGAAAACAGTTATCGCGCAAAGTTATGAACGTATTCATCGTTCGAACTTAGTGATGATGGGTGTGTTACCGTTACAATTTAAACAAGGTGAGTCTGCAGATACTCTTGGTTTAGATGGAACAGAACACATTTCAGTCGACATCTCTGAAGCGGTTCAACCAGGTCAAGAAGTGAAAGTTACTGCGAAAAAAGAAGATGGACAAGTAATTGAATTCCATGCAGTTGCTCGTTTCGACTCGAAAGTTGAAATTGAATACTATCGTCACGGTGGTATTTTACAACTTGTATTACGTAAAAAATTAGCTTAA
- a CDS encoding BCCT family transporter, with the protein MNTSNPNENGKKFSPVFIFSSIIIFAIVLIGVFIPKQFGGFTSMITAWITNTLGWYYLILTTVIVFFCIFLIFSPIGKLKLGRPNDKPEFNTVSWFAMLFSAGMGIGLVFYGAAEPLAHFASPPNADPKSTAAFTESLRSTFFHWGFHAWAVYGVVALALAYAQFRKGEPGLLSKTLRPILGDRVDGPIGTFIDVLAVFATVVGVAVSLGMGALQIAGGLHYLFGVPNNIVTQSVIIVVVTILFIMSAWSGLSKGIQYLSNLNIGLGTILLLSALFIGPTILILNMLTSSTGSLLNSFLFNSFDAAAMNPQKREWMASWTLYYWGWWLSWSPFVGVFIARVSKGRSIREFISGVLLVPVIVSFIWFSVFGVLGIETAKKHKEIYDMSVETQLFGVFHHLPMGMVLSIIALLLIASFFITSADSATFVLGMQTTFGSQNPSAFVKVTWGVAQSLIAFVLLLSGGGDGEAGLTALQNAAIISALPFSFVVILMMISFYKDANKERKFLGLTLTPNKHRLKEYVENSRNDYEDELISRRKSLRDTER; encoded by the coding sequence ATGAATACTTCAAATCCAAACGAAAATGGTAAGAAGTTTTCACCAGTATTTATATTTAGTTCAATTATAATCTTTGCGATTGTTTTAATTGGGGTATTTATTCCAAAACAATTCGGTGGATTTACATCTATGATTACAGCTTGGATAACGAATACATTAGGTTGGTATTATCTGATCTTAACAACAGTGATTGTTTTCTTTTGTATCTTTTTAATTTTTAGCCCGATCGGCAAATTAAAGCTCGGGAGACCGAATGATAAACCTGAATTTAACACAGTATCATGGTTTGCGATGCTATTTAGTGCTGGTATGGGAATTGGTCTTGTATTCTATGGTGCTGCAGAGCCTTTAGCGCACTTTGCATCACCACCAAATGCGGACCCTAAATCCACAGCAGCATTTACAGAATCGCTCCGTTCTACGTTCTTCCATTGGGGCTTCCATGCATGGGCGGTATATGGTGTTGTGGCACTTGCACTTGCTTACGCACAATTTAGAAAAGGTGAGCCTGGGTTATTATCTAAAACGTTACGTCCGATTTTAGGTGATCGTGTTGATGGCCCAATTGGTACATTTATTGACGTCTTAGCCGTTTTTGCTACTGTGGTCGGGGTTGCCGTATCATTAGGTATGGGCGCGCTTCAAATTGCCGGTGGTTTACATTATTTATTTGGCGTTCCAAATAATATTGTGACACAATCGGTTATTATTGTTGTTGTTACCATTTTATTTATTATGAGCGCTTGGTCTGGACTCAGTAAAGGGATTCAATATTTAAGTAATTTAAATATTGGTTTAGGTACTATTTTATTATTATCTGCACTTTTTATTGGACCGACAATTTTAATTTTAAATATGTTAACTAGTTCTACGGGAAGCTTATTGAATTCTTTCTTATTTAATAGTTTTGATGCAGCAGCGATGAATCCACAAAAACGTGAATGGATGGCAAGTTGGACACTTTACTACTGGGGTTGGTGGTTAAGTTGGAGTCCGTTTGTAGGTGTATTTATTGCACGTGTATCAAAAGGACGTTCAATTCGTGAATTTATTTCTGGTGTATTACTTGTACCCGTTATTGTAAGCTTCATTTGGTTTAGTGTGTTCGGTGTTCTTGGTATCGAAACTGCTAAAAAACATAAAGAAATTTACGACATGTCTGTTGAAACGCAATTATTCGGTGTGTTCCACCATTTACCTATGGGGATGGTGCTTTCCATTATTGCGTTACTATTAATTGCATCATTCTTCATCACTTCTGCTGATTCAGCGACATTTGTACTTGGTATGCAAACGACATTTGGTTCTCAAAATCCAAGTGCATTTGTAAAAGTGACATGGGGTGTGGCACAATCGCTAATTGCATTTGTCCTTTTACTTTCAGGTGGCGGTGATGGTGAAGCAGGTCTTACTGCACTACAAAATGCAGCGATTATTAGTGCATTGCCGTTCTCTTTTGTTGTCATATTAATGATGATTAGTTTTTATAAAGATGCGAACAAAGAGCGTAAATTCTTAGGTTTAACATTAACGCCTAACAAGCATCGTTTAAAAGAATATGTTGAAAATTCTCGTAATGATTATGAAGACGAACTAATTTCCAGACGTAAGTCATTACGTGATACTGAAAGATAA
- the mscL gene encoding large conductance mechanosensitive channel protein MscL, with protein MLKEFKEFALKGNVLELAVAVVMGAAFNKIVTSLVENVIMPLIGLLFGEIDFAKNWTIYGIKYGIFIQSIIDFIIIAFALFIFIKIANTLVKPKKVEEEIEEEVEESTVLLTEIRDLLREQNKKA; from the coding sequence ATGTTAAAAGAATTTAAAGAATTTGCATTAAAAGGCAATGTACTTGAATTGGCAGTAGCTGTAGTTATGGGGGCTGCTTTCAACAAAATCGTGACATCTCTCGTAGAAAATGTCATTATGCCTTTAATCGGTCTTTTATTTGGTGAAATTGATTTTGCTAAAAACTGGACAATTTACGGAATTAAGTATGGTATTTTTATTCAATCTATCATTGACTTCATTATTATCGCTTTTGCGCTATTTATCTTCATTAAAATCGCTAACACACTTGTTAAGCCTAAAAAAGTTGAAGAAGAAATTGAAGAAGAAGTTGAAGAAAGTACAGTTTTATTAACTGAAATTCGCGACTTATTACGTGAACAAAATAAAAAGGCTTAA
- the sbcC gene encoding exonuclease subunit SbcC, producing the protein MKPIRLKLENFGPFLNEEIDFTQIETNQLFLISGKTGSGKTMIFDAIVYALYGRASTSSREVAQLRSHFASPDVPLKVTYEFDVQHQRYKVIRSATFTKPNKKSETQGILEVYKREDTQYVLQESKINPGNAYLQSLMNLKVDQFRQLFILPQGEFKSFLVSKSQDKQTILRTLFNTVMYEDLKNNLKDKTKSIQEDMDKTYDRLSTYWQDMYALDNDNLKRHLETNVSQYTQIETCLSDFEEIGHREIMRLSSKKTSTETRLAQIKAKVDQENMRQQLSSDLKDIDQTLTSLYEQSGEITQLEQKLHILKESQLAIHALNELEQLEKEIENNQAKLDTLDENLKAQQTRLQHYQQKKGELDQQQTDIDTKIELLKSTHHYIQNAQDIIEAFENESSLLQRNEQLYKEVETYKTQLKELETGLQGSATDFSHLEHLKEIQFRLRSQLDKIEVIEQDYRRKCQLTQQQGELKASLTSLEQKIEQLSSQRHGITEKDQSMVSHDHMIDTLRSMLSLDDPCPVCGQIVRDTHAGVNVQLLKKQLEENKRFDTRIHQLEKKCIEQQATLKHIDAQLLELESIDNPECQKQKVLKQKSDNETQIVQLTKQQQQVNTLKEQQQHVEKLIQQLQIEIDKNNYVREHAVQKVTQFKKITRFDNFSTFKASYVKIEKDVNAFQKERNRVQTNIQSLNEQILIIENDLKHQKAKYQMNQERYQHVDATVKTEMKKLKLESFNQLRDLTSEAKHIENYERRVSSYHNEVQKWTAQKETLTHQLEALPVDDINELQVQYDDIQEHVNNITQRYNETAFQVQENKKRIRKIEALIRYIQQILKEHRAIFNLSEVISGKNNLKLTLENYVLIYYLEHILDAANKRFRHMTGQRYELVRKTEKGRGYSGLEIEVFDYYSNQTRHITSLSGGETFQASLALALGLSEIVQNEQGGISLDAMFIDEGFGTLDQETLETALDTLIQLQSTGRLVGIISHVTELKNRIPIILEVKAKNYQSFTSLTFNE; encoded by the coding sequence ATGAAACCGATTCGTTTAAAGTTAGAGAATTTTGGCCCTTTTTTAAATGAAGAAATTGATTTTACACAAATTGAAACGAATCAACTTTTTTTGATTAGTGGTAAAACAGGCTCTGGTAAAACGATGATTTTTGATGCGATAGTTTATGCCTTATATGGTAGAGCGTCAACATCGTCCCGTGAAGTCGCACAATTGCGAAGCCACTTTGCTTCTCCTGACGTGCCATTAAAAGTGACGTATGAATTTGACGTGCAACACCAACGCTATAAAGTGATACGTTCTGCGACTTTTACAAAACCGAATAAAAAAAGTGAAACACAAGGTATTCTTGAAGTGTATAAACGTGAAGATACACAATATGTACTTCAAGAGAGCAAAATTAATCCAGGCAATGCCTATTTGCAATCATTAATGAATTTAAAAGTCGATCAGTTTCGTCAATTGTTTATATTACCTCAAGGTGAGTTTAAATCATTTCTAGTGTCAAAAAGTCAGGATAAGCAAACGATTTTGCGTACACTATTTAATACAGTCATGTATGAAGACTTAAAAAACAATTTAAAAGATAAAACCAAGTCTATTCAAGAAGATATGGATAAAACATACGATCGATTAAGTACTTATTGGCAAGATATGTATGCGCTTGACAATGATAATTTAAAACGTCATCTTGAAACGAATGTCTCGCAGTACACTCAAATAGAAACATGCTTATCTGACTTTGAGGAGATCGGCCACCGTGAAATTATGCGCTTATCATCAAAAAAAACATCCACTGAAACACGATTGGCGCAAATAAAAGCAAAAGTTGATCAAGAAAATATGAGACAGCAATTATCTTCTGATTTAAAAGACATCGATCAAACGTTGACATCTTTATATGAACAAAGTGGTGAAATCACGCAATTAGAACAAAAATTACATATATTAAAAGAGAGTCAATTGGCCATACATGCACTAAATGAATTAGAACAATTAGAAAAAGAAATCGAAAACAATCAGGCGAAATTAGATACTTTAGATGAAAACTTAAAAGCGCAACAAACAAGATTACAACATTATCAGCAAAAAAAGGGAGAACTTGACCAACAACAAACAGACATTGATACAAAAATAGAGCTTTTAAAATCAACGCATCATTATATTCAAAATGCTCAAGATATTATAGAAGCTTTCGAGAATGAATCATCATTATTACAGAGGAATGAACAATTATACAAAGAAGTTGAAACCTACAAAACACAATTGAAAGAGCTAGAGACAGGATTACAGGGGTCAGCAACAGATTTTTCTCACTTGGAGCATCTAAAAGAAATACAATTTAGATTAAGAAGTCAGTTAGACAAAATTGAGGTTATTGAACAAGACTATCGACGTAAATGTCAATTAACCCAACAACAAGGAGAATTAAAAGCATCTCTTACTTCTCTTGAGCAAAAAATCGAACAGTTATCTTCACAAAGGCATGGCATAACCGAAAAAGATCAATCGATGGTGTCACATGATCATATGATAGATACATTACGCTCAATGTTGTCTTTAGATGATCCGTGCCCTGTTTGTGGTCAAATCGTTAGGGATACGCATGCGGGTGTGAATGTTCAATTGTTAAAAAAACAATTAGAAGAAAATAAGCGATTCGATACAAGAATTCATCAACTTGAGAAGAAGTGTATTGAACAACAAGCAACATTGAAACATATTGATGCACAATTATTAGAGCTTGAATCGATTGACAACCCAGAATGTCAAAAGCAAAAGGTGTTAAAGCAAAAATCAGACAACGAAACGCAAATCGTGCAGTTGACAAAGCAACAACAACAAGTTAATACCTTAAAAGAACAGCAACAACATGTAGAAAAACTCATCCAGCAACTGCAGATTGAAATTGATAAAAACAACTATGTGCGTGAACATGCGGTTCAAAAAGTGACTCAATTTAAAAAAATAACGCGTTTTGATAACTTTTCAACGTTTAAAGCTTCATATGTAAAAATAGAAAAAGATGTGAATGCGTTTCAAAAGGAACGAAATCGTGTTCAAACAAACATTCAATCATTGAATGAACAAATCTTGATTATTGAAAATGATTTAAAACATCAAAAAGCGAAATATCAAATGAATCAAGAACGTTATCAACACGTCGATGCCACTGTTAAAACTGAAATGAAAAAATTAAAGTTAGAATCATTCAATCAATTGCGTGATTTAACTTCTGAAGCAAAGCATATTGAAAATTATGAAAGACGCGTATCGTCGTATCATAATGAGGTGCAAAAGTGGACTGCTCAAAAAGAAACACTTACACATCAATTAGAGGCGTTACCTGTTGACGATATTAATGAACTTCAAGTGCAATATGATGATATTCAAGAACATGTTAATAACATCACCCAGCGGTATAATGAAACTGCTTTTCAAGTTCAAGAAAATAAAAAGAGAATCCGAAAGATTGAGGCCCTAATTCGCTACATACAACAAATCTTAAAGGAGCATCGTGCAATTTTTAATTTATCAGAAGTGATTTCTGGTAAAAACAATCTTAAATTAACTTTGGAAAATTATGTACTCATCTATTATTTAGAACATATTTTAGATGCTGCCAATAAGCGCTTTCGTCATATGACGGGGCAACGGTATGAGTTAGTGCGTAAAACTGAAAAAGGACGTGGATATAGTGGGTTAGAAATAGAAGTATTTGATTATTATTCTAACCAAACACGGCATATTACATCTCTTTCAGGTGGGGAAACGTTTCAAGCTTCTCTTGCATTGGCGTTAGGTTTGAGTGAAATAGTTCAAAATGAACAAGGTGGAATTTCATTAGATGCGATGTTTATTGATGAAGGTTTTGGTACATTAGATCAAGAAACGTTAGAAACCGCGTTAGATACACTAATTCAATTGCAGTCTACTGGTCGACTCGTGGGCATTATTTCGCATGTGACAGAGCTTAAAAATAGAATTCCAATCATATTAGAAGTGAAAGCGAAAAATTATCAAAGTTTTACCTCGCTAACTTTTAATGAATAA
- the sbcD gene encoding exonuclease subunit SbcD, with translation MKVIHTADWHLGKVLNGHSFLEDQCAILEEFVKKVEKENPDVLIIAGDIFDTAMPSKRAIELMERTIARLNIDLKIPMIITNGNHDGKERLRYGAHWFKQNQLYIRTELADFEKPITLGNVCFYTLPFFTLAEARAFLGVEVSTYEETITQLVERIKPQIDASKQNVLIGHFTLFGAPKSDSERELTVGTIESVRPHCVSLFDAVMLGHIHHPFALNQNDIYYSGSLLQYSFSEVNQTKGMRCFTFNKDDYTQTFIPLTSERQLQYVETTFDDAINGRFKHTNKDDYFHFSLSELEMVKDPMQQLKKVFPNTLALTQQEYESTKHVKASHNIKKMKPIEIIDTFYKELMDDGLDEIQMKEVKAFLNHYEEEE, from the coding sequence ATGAAAGTGATACATACAGCAGATTGGCATTTAGGAAAAGTGTTAAATGGTCACTCGTTTCTAGAAGATCAGTGCGCTATTTTAGAGGAATTTGTGAAAAAAGTTGAAAAAGAAAATCCTGATGTGCTGATTATAGCAGGAGATATATTTGATACTGCAATGCCAAGTAAACGAGCTATTGAATTAATGGAACGCACGATTGCACGTTTAAATATAGACTTAAAAATACCAATGATTATTACAAATGGTAACCACGATGGTAAAGAGCGTTTACGATATGGTGCACACTGGTTCAAACAGAATCAACTATACATTCGTACGGAATTAGCTGATTTTGAAAAACCAATTACTTTAGGAAATGTGTGTTTTTATACGTTGCCCTTTTTTACACTGGCAGAAGCGAGAGCTTTTTTAGGTGTGGAAGTTTCAACATATGAAGAAACTATTACACAACTTGTAGAACGTATTAAGCCTCAGATAGATGCCTCAAAGCAAAATGTGTTGATTGGACATTTTACTTTATTTGGTGCACCAAAAAGTGATTCCGAAAGAGAACTCACTGTTGGGACGATTGAAAGTGTGCGTCCACATTGTGTGTCGTTATTTGACGCAGTAATGTTAGGGCATATTCATCACCCTTTTGCTTTAAATCAAAATGATATTTATTATAGTGGCTCGTTATTACAGTATTCGTTTTCTGAAGTCAACCAAACTAAAGGAATGAGATGTTTCACTTTTAATAAAGATGATTATACTCAAACGTTTATACCGTTGACCTCAGAAAGGCAACTCCAATATGTTGAAACGACGTTTGATGATGCAATAAACGGTCGTTTTAAACATACTAACAAAGACGATTATTTTCATTTCAGTTTATCAGAGCTTGAAATGGTTAAAGATCCAATGCAACAACTTAAAAAAGTGTTTCCGAACACCTTGGCACTCACACAACAAGAGTATGAATCGACGAAACATGTGAAAGCCTCTCACAATATTAAAAAAATGAAACCTATTGAAATTATAGATACTTTTTATAAAGAACTCATGGATGATGGATTAGATGAGATTCAAATGAAAGAAGTGAAAGCCTTTTTAAATCACTACGAAGAGGAGGAATAA
- a CDS encoding CcdC family protein, giving the protein MTFLVFSILVAFFMSAIVIFIRVKAQKYPVNTKKIMLPPLFMATGALMYVVPYFRLTGLEILESVIVGFIFSSILILTSHFEVKNHQIYLKKSKAFPIILVSLLIMRTLLKVYIGNSVHPGELAGMFFLLAFSMLLPWRLAMLLRYRNIKRQLGNAS; this is encoded by the coding sequence ATGACGTTTTTAGTATTTTCAATTCTTGTCGCCTTTTTTATGAGCGCTATCGTTATTTTTATTCGTGTGAAAGCGCAAAAATATCCTGTCAATACTAAAAAAATCATGTTGCCACCGCTTTTTATGGCAACAGGGGCATTGATGTATGTAGTGCCTTATTTTAGATTAACGGGTTTAGAAATTTTAGAATCCGTTATCGTAGGGTTTATTTTTTCATCGATATTAATCCTTACGTCACACTTTGAAGTGAAAAACCACCAAATTTATTTAAAAAAATCAAAAGCCTTTCCAATTATTTTAGTATCGTTGTTAATAATGCGGACGTTATTAAAAGTTTATATTGGTAACTCAGTCCATCCGGGTGAATTGGCAGGGATGTTTTTCTTATTAGCATTTAGTATGTTATTACCATGGCGACTTGCGATGTTATTACGTTATAGAAATATAAAACGTCAGTTAGGAAATGCTTCATAA
- a CDS encoding YneF family protein — protein sequence MGEIMATWLAIVLIVLALIIGLVGGFFLARKYMMDYLKKNPPINEEMLRMMMMQMGQKPSQKKINQMMTMMNKNMDKKF from the coding sequence GTGGGTGAAATAATGGCTACATGGTTGGCAATCGTATTAATTGTACTTGCACTTATCATTGGACTTGTAGGTGGCTTTTTCCTCGCACGTAAATATATGATGGATTATTTAAAGAAAAATCCTCCAATTAACGAAGAAATGTTACGTATGATGATGATGCAAATGGGTCAAAAACCATCACAGAAAAAAATTAATCAAATGATGACAATGATGAATAAAAACATGGACAAAAAGTTTTAA